One window of the Candidatus Methylomirabilota bacterium genome contains the following:
- a CDS encoding thiamine pyrophosphate-requiring protein, with amino-acid sequence MRTLKVDNVAQAYLELLEDRGVDFFFANAGTDFASLVDAFARREADGKRAPRPIVAPHESVAVGMAHGVWLATGRPQAVMVHVTVGTANAACGIITAARSQAPMLMSAGRTPITEEGLPGSRDLYIHWAQESFDQAAMLREYVKWDYELRTPAQLEAVVDRALELTLAEPRGPVYLTLPREVLAAPVEAMTITSPSRRHVASRRLPDPARLDEAARLLARARRPLALVSSAGRDPAVVPALVAFAEAAGIGVVEVDPTHVNFPQSHPLHVGFTQPSGTDPAVAEADVLLVIDADVPWYPSLVRPPADAAVIHLAVDPSFSRYPMRSFPCDVPIAAHPAAALPPLAEAVRRHADPGAVAARRAVVEEAHRSRRARWAAEAEAQAGWPRPGFAWVTRRLQEVIDESTIVVNEYPIDRRHLAFDRPGAFFGQPHSSGLGWALPAALGIKLGAPDRTVIAALGDGAYLFNEPVACHLAARQQGLPVLTVIYNNQQWEAVKQSTLAVHPDGHAQASGRFPLTSLGPAPRYEEIVRAFDGHGERVETPAEVGPALRRALAAVREGRQAVVNVLCGRARD; translated from the coding sequence ATGAGGACGCTCAAGGTCGACAACGTGGCGCAGGCCTACCTCGAGCTGCTCGAGGACCGCGGCGTCGACTTCTTCTTCGCCAACGCGGGCACCGACTTCGCTTCGCTGGTGGATGCCTTCGCGCGGCGCGAGGCGGACGGCAAGCGCGCCCCGCGGCCGATCGTGGCCCCGCACGAGTCGGTGGCGGTGGGCATGGCCCACGGGGTGTGGCTGGCCACCGGCCGGCCGCAGGCCGTGATGGTGCACGTCACGGTGGGCACCGCCAATGCGGCCTGCGGGATCATCACCGCGGCGCGCTCGCAGGCGCCGATGCTGATGAGCGCTGGACGGACCCCGATCACCGAGGAAGGGCTGCCCGGTTCGCGCGATCTGTACATCCACTGGGCGCAGGAGAGCTTCGACCAGGCCGCGATGCTGCGCGAGTACGTCAAGTGGGACTACGAGCTGCGCACGCCCGCGCAGCTGGAGGCGGTGGTGGATCGCGCGCTCGAGCTGACGCTGGCCGAGCCGCGCGGCCCGGTGTATCTCACGCTGCCCCGCGAGGTGCTGGCCGCTCCGGTGGAGGCGATGACCATCACCTCCCCGAGCCGACGCCACGTCGCCTCGCGGCGGCTGCCGGACCCCGCCCGCCTCGACGAGGCCGCGCGCCTCCTCGCGCGGGCGCGCCGGCCACTGGCGCTGGTCTCGAGCGCGGGCCGGGATCCCGCGGTGGTGCCCGCGCTCGTCGCCTTCGCGGAAGCCGCCGGCATCGGCGTCGTCGAGGTGGATCCGACACACGTGAACTTCCCGCAGAGCCATCCCCTCCACGTGGGCTTCACGCAGCCGTCGGGCACCGATCCCGCGGTGGCGGAGGCCGACGTCCTGCTGGTGATCGACGCCGACGTGCCGTGGTATCCGTCGCTGGTCCGCCCGCCCGCCGACGCCGCGGTCATCCATCTCGCGGTCGACCCGTCGTTCTCGCGCTACCCGATGCGCAGCTTCCCGTGCGACGTGCCGATCGCCGCGCACCCGGCCGCCGCCCTGCCGCCGCTGGCCGAGGCGGTGCGCCGGCACGCCGACCCCGGCGCGGTCGCGGCGCGGCGCGCCGTCGTGGAAGAAGCGCACCGGAGCCGGCGCGCCCGCTGGGCCGCCGAGGCGGAGGCGCAGGCCGGCTGGCCGCGGCCGGGATTCGCGTGGGTCACGCGGCGGCTGCAGGAGGTGATCGACGAGTCGACGATCGTGGTCAACGAGTATCCGATCGACCGCCGGCACCTGGCCTTCGACCGGCCCGGCGCCTTCTTCGGCCAGCCGCACTCGAGCGGTCTCGGCTGGGCCCTGCCCGCCGCGCTCGGGATCAAGCTGGGCGCCCCGGACCGTACCGTGATCGCCGCGCTCGGCGACGGAGCCTATCTCTTCAACGAGCCGGTGGCGTGCCATCTGGCCGCGCGACAGCAAGGCCTGCCCGTGCTGACCGTGATCTACAACAACCAGCAGTGGGAAGCGGTCAAGCAGAGCACGCTGGCCGTGCATCCCGACGGGCACGCGCAGGCCTCCGGCCGGTTCCCGCTCACCAGCCTGGGTCCCGCGCCGCGCTACGAGGAGATCGTGCGCGCGTTCGACGGCCACGGCGAGCGGGTGGAGACTCCGGCCGAGGTCGGGCCCGCGCTGCGGCGCGCGCTCGCCGCGGTGCGGGAAGGGCGTCAGGCGGTGGTCAACGTGCTCTGCGGACGCGCCCGCGACTAG
- a CDS encoding high potential iron sulfur protein, with amino-acid sequence MTDETSRRTVLRAGLGMLAGALIPARALAQQKIAQKLVQYQEKPKGPQECDNCLHFVPPASCKMVDGKINPKGWCALYAPKPK; translated from the coding sequence ATGACCGACGAGACTTCACGACGCACCGTCCTGCGAGCCGGGCTGGGGATGCTCGCAGGCGCGCTCATCCCGGCCCGCGCCCTCGCCCAGCAGAAGATCGCGCAGAAGCTGGTGCAGTATCAGGAGAAGCCGAAGGGACCGCAAGAATGCGACAACTGCCTGCACTTCGTCCCGCCGGCCAGCTGCAAGATGGTGGACGGCAAGATCAACCCGAAGGGCTGGTGCGCGCTGTACGCTCCGAAGCCGAAGTAG
- a CDS encoding twin-arginine translocation signal domain-containing protein, with product MDEDRSTFETLEAAFVEGRLTRRDLLRRSALIGAGASAAHLLTSLGVPDPAQAQGTPKKGGTLVIAKESELDILDPHSAGGWVTWRVSKQMHEGLIDEDLTQANVP from the coding sequence ATGGACGAAGACCGGAGCACGTTCGAGACGCTCGAAGCGGCATTCGTCGAGGGCCGACTGACCCGGCGTGATCTCCTCCGCCGCAGCGCGCTGATCGGAGCCGGCGCGTCGGCCGCCCACCTCCTGACCTCGCTCGGTGTACCCGACCCCGCCCAGGCGCAGGGCACTCCCAAGAAGGGCGGCACCCTCGTGATCGCCAAGGAGAGCGAGCTCGACATTCTCGACCCGCACAGCGCGGGCGGCTGGGTGACCTGGCGCGTCAGCAAGCAGATGCACGAGGGCCTTATCGACGAGGACCTCACCCAGGCCAATGTGCCGT